The genomic interval CAGACCGGCCTGCAAATCCTCTACAGCCCGGACCTCGTGTCGGACCGCCGGTCGCGCGCCCTGGCGGGGCGGATGGCCCCGGCAACGGCCCTTGCCGAACTGCTGGGCGGCACCGGGCTGACCTTCGACCTGCGGGACGGTATGGCGACCATCGGCCGGCCGCCGGAGACCGCCGACGTCCTGCCCGCCCTGAGGGTGGAAGGCCGGCCGCCGCCGACCGGACGGACGGCGAGCCTCGCCAGTCCCGACCGCAGCGTCGGCCGCACCGAAACCCCGGTCGAGGATCTGCCGCAGGGGATCTCCGTCGTCACGCGCGCCGATCTCGACCGGCGCGACGTCCAGGACATCAACGGCGCGCTGGCCTACAGCGCCGGCGTGCGCCCCGTCGACTATCCCGGCGGCCAGGGCGCCATCGACGTCTACGTCCGCGGCTTCCGCCAGAGTTCCGAATCCGTCCTGATCGACGGGCTGCGCAGCGGCTACAACCCCTATGGGCTGGAGTACGAGCCCTTCGGCGTGGAGCGGGTGGAGGTGCTGAAAGGACCCGCCTCCGCCATCTACGGCGCGATGCCGCCCGGCGGCGCCATCGCCCTGACCAGCAAGCGCCCGACCGACCAGCCGCTGCACCGGCTCCAGCTCCAGGGCGGAAGCCATGACCGACGGCAGGTCACCGCCGACCTCGGCGACCGGATCGACGCCGAAGGATCGCTGCGCTACCGGCTGACCGCGCTGTCGCGGCGCAGCGGCACGCAGGTCGACCACACGCCGGACGACCGCCTCTACGTCGCCCCCGCGCTGTCCTGGTCGGCCGGCGAGGACACCGAGATCACGGTCCTCGCCAGCCTTCTCGACTTCCGCAAGATGGGGGCGGAGCAGAGCTTCCCGGCGTCGGGCACGGTGCTGGACAACCCATACGGCCGACTCGATTCCAGCCTGTTCCTGGGCTATCCGGGGGTGAGTTCCTACCGCTCGCGCACCCTCTCGGCCGGCTACGAGGTCCGCCACGCCCTGTCCGGGGACTGGACGCTGCACCACAGCCTGCGCCACAGCCGCAGCCGCGTCGGATACCGGTGGAGCTGGGCGGACTCCGGCGCGCTGGAGGCGGACCGCTATTACCGGTTCGGGCTGCAGGACCGGCCCAAGACCAGTTCCACCCTGCTGGCCGACGCCAACCTGCAGGGCAGCGTCACCACCGGGCCGCTGCGCCACAGCCTGCTGGCAGGCGTCGATCATGCCCACTACCGGGTGCATGAAACGCGGCGGAACGGCACGGTGGCCAACCCCATCGACGTCTTCGCCCCGGTCTATGGCGGCCCCTACGCCTGGGACGCGGCCCTGCTCAACGACCTGACCGACCGCATCCGCCAGAGCGGCCTCTATCTCCAGGACGAGATCGCCGCCGGGGGCTGGCGCCTGACGCTCGGCGGGCGGCTGGACTGGAGCCGCACGGACGTCCGCGGCCTGCTGTCCGACAGCGTGCCGGTGGAGACGATGCAGTTCGACCGCGCCTTCACCAAGCGCATCGGGCTTGCCCACCGCTTCGACAACGGTCTGACGCCCTACGCCGGCTATTCGACCTCCTTCCAGCCGACCAGCGGCAGCGACGCGCAGGGGCGTCCCTTCTCGCCGAGCCGCGGCGCGCAAATCGAAACCGGGCTGCGCTACCGGCCCGAGGGCGTCGAGGCGCTGTTCACCGCGTCGCTGTTCCGCGCGGTGCAGCGCAACCTCACCACCGCCGATCCGGACCATCCCGGTTATCTGGCCCAGACCGGGGAAACGCGGTCGCGCGGCGTCGAGCTGGAGGCGCGGGCGGCGATCGGCGAGACGACCGATCTGACGGCGGCCTACACCCACACCGACGCGCGGGTCACCCGCGACACCCCCGCCCCCGGCGGCACCGACAAGACCGGGCATCGGGTGGCCTCGGTCCCCCGCCACGCCGCGTCGCTCTGGCTGCGCCAGCGTTTCGGGGACGGACCGGCCGACGGCCTGACCGCCGGCATCGGGATGCGGTATGTCGGCGCGACGGACAACGCCGCGAACAGCGTGCGCGTCCCCGCCTACACGCTGGTCGATGTCAGCCTGGGCTACGAGCTGGACCGGCTCGGCCCGTCGCTCGACGGGGTCGGGCTGACCGTGACCGCGACCAACCTGTTCGACCGCCGCTATTTCTCGCCGGGCTTCTATGAGGATTCGGTCTTCGTCGGCAACCGGCGGGCGGTGCTGGCGACCCTCTCCTACCACTGGTGACCGGCCCGCTGGTGACCGCCGCCCGCGGCCTCAGCGGGCGGAGAGGAGCAGCGCGCCGTCCTTCGCGGCGATCGTCACCGGCAGCACCCGCGGCAGCGACGCCACCACGCGGTCGAGGTCGGCGACGTCGTAGACGCCGCCGATGCGCATCGCCCCGACCCGGCGGTCGGCCAGCCGCAGCGGCTGCGACAGGTAGGGGTTCAGCAGCGGGACGGCGTCGGCCAGGGTGATGTCGTCGAACACCAGCTTGCCCTCGCGCCAGGACAGAACCCGCGCCGGATCGACGCGCGCGACGCTGCCGAACCGGCTGTCGCGGGCGAAGCGGCCCTGCTGGCCCGGCGTCAGCCGCAGCGGTTCCTCCCCCGCCGCGGCGGCGGCGCTCACCGTCACCGACCCTTCGGCCAGCGTCACGGCCAGTTCGCCGTCGTTGGCCCAGACGTTGAATTTCGTCCCGGTCACCCGGACCCGATGGGCGGCGGTGAAGACGGTGAAGGGCCGCGCGGCGTCGCCCGCCACCGCGAAATAGGCCTCGCCATGGTCCATCAGCACGCTGCGGCGGTCGCGGAACTGGGCGTAGAACAGGGTGGTGCGGACGTTCAGGTCCACCGTCGAGCCGTCGGGCAGATCGACCACGCGGTGCCGGTCGCCGCCGAGGAACACGTCCACCGTGCCGGGCAGCAACCCGAACGACCAGCCCACCGGCCAGCCGACGGCGAGGACCGCCGCGACGCAGGCCGCCAGCGCCCAGCGCCGCTGTTTCGGCGCCCGGACAATGGGAGAGCGCACCGCCTCAACGGGCCGTGCCGGGGCGGGGGTTGCCGTCACCCGCGGCCGCAGGCCGGCGGACAGGCCCCAAAGCTCCCGCATCGCGTCGAATTCCGCGACATGGCGCGGGTCCTCCCGGCACCAGCGCTCGAAGGCGGCCCGGTCGGCGTCGCTCACCTCCTCCGCTTGCAGGCGCAGGCACCAGTCCGCCGCCTCTTCGGTCACGCGGTCGTCGTCGGAAGGATGGGACGGAGGCATACAGACGCGCTCGGCTCCGGAAATCGTGTGCCAGCTATAGGGCAGACGGGGACCGCACCGCAAGGCGGGCGGGACCGCCGCGCCCGCTCGGCAGGCGCCGTTTCAGTTTTTCGCCGCTCGTTCGTCCTAGTCGGCAGGGCCGTGCGCCCGCCCCCGGCGGGGCTGCGCACCGGCCGCCATCCGTCCCGTCCTCCAGGAACCCCGATGCCGACGCCCCCCCGTTCCAGTCTTTCCGCGCTGCT from Azospirillum sp. TSH58 carries:
- a CDS encoding FecR domain-containing protein; translated protein: MPPSHPSDDDRVTEEAADWCLRLQAEEVSDADRAAFERWCREDPRHVAEFDAMRELWGLSAGLRPRVTATPAPARPVEAVRSPIVRAPKQRRWALAACVAAVLAVGWPVGWSFGLLPGTVDVFLGGDRHRVVDLPDGSTVDLNVRTTLFYAQFRDRRSVLMDHGEAYFAVAGDAARPFTVFTAAHRVRVTGTKFNVWANDGELAVTLAEGSVTVSAAAAAGEEPLRLTPGQQGRFARDSRFGSVARVDPARVLSWREGKLVFDDITLADAVPLLNPYLSQPLRLADRRVGAMRIGGVYDVADLDRVVASLPRVLPVTIAAKDGALLLSAR
- a CDS encoding TonB-dependent siderophore receptor, which encodes MIPRCAGLLFGGLALGWSVLAAPPAALSDPVQPAAQDMPLNIPALPLGAALTRFGQQTGLQILYSPDLVSDRRSRALAGRMAPATALAELLGGTGLTFDLRDGMATIGRPPETADVLPALRVEGRPPPTGRTASLASPDRSVGRTETPVEDLPQGISVVTRADLDRRDVQDINGALAYSAGVRPVDYPGGQGAIDVYVRGFRQSSESVLIDGLRSGYNPYGLEYEPFGVERVEVLKGPASAIYGAMPPGGAIALTSKRPTDQPLHRLQLQGGSHDRRQVTADLGDRIDAEGSLRYRLTALSRRSGTQVDHTPDDRLYVAPALSWSAGEDTEITVLASLLDFRKMGAEQSFPASGTVLDNPYGRLDSSLFLGYPGVSSYRSRTLSAGYEVRHALSGDWTLHHSLRHSRSRVGYRWSWADSGALEADRYYRFGLQDRPKTSSTLLADANLQGSVTTGPLRHSLLAGVDHAHYRVHETRRNGTVANPIDVFAPVYGGPYAWDAALLNDLTDRIRQSGLYLQDEIAAGGWRLTLGGRLDWSRTDVRGLLSDSVPVETMQFDRAFTKRIGLAHRFDNGLTPYAGYSTSFQPTSGSDAQGRPFSPSRGAQIETGLRYRPEGVEALFTASLFRAVQRNLTTADPDHPGYLAQTGETRSRGVELEARAAIGETTDLTAAYTHTDARVTRDTPAPGGTDKTGHRVASVPRHAASLWLRQRFGDGPADGLTAGIGMRYVGATDNAANSVRVPAYTLVDVSLGYELDRLGPSLDGVGLTVTATNLFDRRYFSPGFYEDSVFVGNRRAVLATLSYHW